The window GAGGGTTGCGATCAGCTCCTCGCCGCCCATGTCCGGCATCCGGACGTCGGTGACGAGGAGATCGACCGGACGATGCAGCTCCTCGATCAGACCGAGGGCCGCGCGCCCGTCCTCGGCCACCCTGACGTCGTAACCCTCCAGACGGAAGAGACGCTCCAGCATCCGGCGCACATGGGGATCGTCGTCGACCACCACGATGGTGGCGGGAGGTGCTGGGGGGGCCTCGCTCATGTCGGAGAGCGCTGTTACGTCATTGCCTGACTTTGCCGAGGTGCTTCAGCGCACGATCTGAAGCGACGTTCCTGCAGGGGCACTGCACGTCGGGAGGCAAGT is drawn from Gemmatimonadales bacterium and contains these coding sequences:
- a CDS encoding response regulator, whose translation is MSEAPPAPPATIVVVDDDPHVRRMLERLFRLEGYDVRVAEDGRAALGLIEELHRPVDLLVTDVRMPDMGGEELIATLSNRHVVRNVLFITGLGHLYEPQRKDVVILEKPFPTAALFARVRELLGPAGGKGRHGLE